The Streptomyces luteogriseus genome includes a window with the following:
- a CDS encoding dihydrofolate reductase family protein: MRSVTYSMNVSLDGYIVGPDGDFNWTGPDDDVFRFWIDEIREVGVHLLGRRLYETMLYWETADQDPSLDDSKLEWAALWNPLPKVVFSTTLSSVQGNARLASGDVAEEIARLRSEPGEGDIAIGGATLAAQAAEAGLIDEYRTVVYPVLVGGGIPFFPRHERRVDLALVETHTFGSGVVYLRHRVAR; the protein is encoded by the coding sequence ATGCGCAGCGTGACCTACTCGATGAACGTCTCACTCGACGGCTACATCGTCGGGCCGGACGGCGACTTCAACTGGACGGGGCCGGACGACGACGTGTTTCGCTTCTGGATCGACGAGATCCGGGAGGTCGGCGTCCATCTGCTGGGACGACGGCTGTACGAGACGATGCTGTACTGGGAGACCGCCGATCAGGATCCTTCGCTCGACGACTCCAAGCTCGAATGGGCCGCGCTCTGGAACCCGCTCCCGAAGGTGGTGTTCTCCACCACGCTGTCGTCGGTACAGGGCAACGCCCGACTGGCTTCCGGCGATGTCGCTGAGGAGATCGCGCGGTTGCGGTCCGAGCCCGGGGAGGGTGACATCGCGATCGGCGGCGCGACCCTCGCCGCCCAGGCGGCCGAGGCGGGGCTGATCGACGAGTACCGGACCGTCGTCTACCCCGTACTGGTCGGCGGCGGCATTCCGTTCTTCCCCCGGCACGAGCGCCGGGTGGATCTCGCACTCGTCGAGACCCACACCTTCGGCTCGGGCGTCGTCTACCTCCGCCACCGCGTGGCGCGCTGA
- a CDS encoding 6-phosphofructokinase: protein MRVGVLTGGGDCPGLNAVIRSVVRKGVQEYAFDFVGVRDGWLGLLKNDVVPLDVSRVRGILPRGGTILGSSRTNPFKHEDGLQRVRDTLASHEVDALVVIGGEDTLGAATELSRHGINIVGVPKTIDNDVSGTDYTFGFDTAVGIATEAIDRLHTTAESHMRALVVEVMGRHSGWIALHAGIAGGANVILIPERPFDIDQVCELVKRRFEINYAPIVVVAEGAAPKEGQLVVKDRSLDEFGHVRLSGIGEWLAQEISARTEKDARTTVLGHIQRGGTPSAFDRWLATRFGLHAIDAVKEGDFGRMVALRGTRIVRVPLVEATAQNKVVDPSLYDEFEAFYG, encoded by the coding sequence ATGAGGGTCGGAGTACTGACCGGCGGCGGTGACTGCCCCGGCCTCAACGCCGTGATCCGCAGTGTCGTCCGCAAGGGCGTCCAGGAATACGCGTTCGACTTCGTCGGTGTGCGGGACGGCTGGCTCGGCCTGCTCAAGAACGACGTCGTTCCGCTGGACGTCTCCCGTGTCCGGGGGATTCTCCCCCGCGGCGGGACCATCCTCGGGTCCTCCCGCACGAACCCGTTCAAGCACGAGGACGGGCTGCAACGGGTACGGGACACCCTCGCCTCGCACGAGGTGGACGCGCTCGTCGTGATCGGCGGAGAGGACACGCTGGGGGCGGCCACGGAGCTCAGCAGGCACGGGATCAACATCGTCGGTGTGCCGAAGACCATCGACAACGACGTCTCGGGCACCGACTACACCTTCGGATTCGACACCGCCGTCGGTATCGCGACGGAGGCCATCGACCGTCTCCACACCACCGCGGAGTCGCACATGCGAGCCCTCGTGGTGGAGGTCATGGGACGGCACTCGGGGTGGATCGCCCTGCACGCCGGCATCGCCGGCGGCGCCAACGTGATCCTCATCCCGGAGCGCCCCTTCGACATCGATCAGGTCTGTGAGCTGGTGAAGCGCCGGTTCGAGATCAACTACGCGCCGATCGTCGTCGTGGCCGAAGGCGCGGCTCCCAAGGAGGGACAGCTGGTGGTCAAGGACCGGTCCCTGGACGAGTTCGGCCATGTACGGCTGTCCGGCATCGGAGAGTGGCTGGCCCAGGAGATCTCGGCCCGCACCGAGAAGGACGCCCGCACCACGGTCCTCGGCCACATCCAGCGCGGCGGCACACCGAGCGCCTTCGACCGGTGGCTCGCCACCCGGTTCGGACTGCATGCCATCGACGCGGTCAAGGAGGGCGACTTCGGCCGCATGGTCGCCCTGCGGGGCACGCGGATCGTCCGCGTCCCCCTCGTGGAGGCCACCGCGCAGAACAAGGTGGTGGATCCGTCGCTGTACGACGAGTTCGAGGCCTTCTACGGCTGA
- the ppk2 gene encoding polyphosphate kinase 2, which produces MTNERAAKVPRKAYEKELLRLQTELVKLQEWVRAEGARLVVVFEGRDAAGKGGTIKRVAEHLNPRVARIAALPKPTERQRTQWYFQRYVEHLPAAGEIVLFDRSWYNRAGVEHVMGFCSKEEYQLFLRQCPIFERMLTEDGILLRKYWFSVSDTEQQERFRRRLEDPLRHWKLSPMDLESISRWEAYSRAKDEMMVHTDITEAPWYVVESDDKRRARLNMIAHLLESVPYHEVPPPVLELPDRPPSTGYQRPPRDLQTYVPDHAARL; this is translated from the coding sequence ATGACGAACGAGCGGGCGGCGAAGGTGCCGCGCAAGGCGTACGAGAAGGAACTGCTGCGCCTGCAGACGGAGTTGGTGAAGCTCCAGGAATGGGTGCGCGCCGAGGGCGCGCGGCTGGTCGTCGTCTTCGAGGGGCGGGACGCGGCCGGCAAGGGCGGCACCATCAAACGGGTCGCCGAACACCTCAACCCGCGCGTCGCGCGGATCGCGGCGCTGCCGAAACCCACCGAGCGCCAGCGCACCCAGTGGTACTTCCAGCGGTACGTCGAGCACCTGCCGGCCGCCGGGGAGATCGTGCTGTTCGACCGGTCCTGGTACAACCGGGCCGGTGTCGAGCATGTGATGGGCTTCTGCTCGAAGGAGGAGTACCAGCTCTTCCTGCGCCAGTGCCCGATCTTCGAGCGAATGCTGACCGAGGACGGCATCCTGCTGCGCAAATACTGGTTCTCGGTGAGCGACACCGAGCAGCAGGAGCGGTTCCGCCGACGTCTGGAGGATCCACTGCGGCACTGGAAGCTGTCGCCGATGGACCTGGAGTCGATCAGCCGGTGGGAGGCGTATTCACGGGCGAAGGACGAGATGATGGTGCACACCGACATCACGGAGGCCCCGTGGTACGTCGTCGAGAGCGACGACAAGCGCCGCGCCCGGCTGAACATGATCGCCCATCTGCTGGAATCCGTGCCGTACCACGAGGTGCCCCCTCCGGTGCTGGAGCTGCCGGACCGCCCCCCGTCGACCGGCTACCAGCGCCCGCCACGCGACCTGCAGACATACGTCCCCGACCACGCGGCCCGGCTGTGA
- a CDS encoding universal stress protein, which produces MRLPVLVGIDGSERAAAAADRAAWEAVLRGVPLRLLHASPRLPGAVVPGAALDRLRDIGAQLLRRTVADLADRYPDLPVESVQTDDAPAVALVAAARDAGLLVAGMRGTGGFEGLAVGSVALRAAAAAPCPVVLVPHDPTLAEGGPAAYSTRQVVLGFDAHRPVGEVADFAFSAADAHTARLHVVQAWAFPAESVSARILVVTAEDRASWEDQEVLRLSDVLRPWQEKYPGVTVAGDLMLLHPAEALLNASRSADLLVVGRRADPRAAEGRLGPVAHAVLHHARCPVAVVPHGG; this is translated from the coding sequence ATGCGTCTTCCTGTGCTGGTGGGCATCGACGGGTCCGAGCGCGCCGCGGCGGCGGCCGACCGGGCAGCGTGGGAGGCGGTGCTGCGCGGCGTCCCGCTGCGGCTGCTGCACGCATCTCCGCGGCTCCCCGGAGCCGTCGTTCCGGGTGCGGCCCTGGACCGCCTGCGCGACATCGGCGCGCAGTTGCTCCGACGGACGGTCGCGGACCTCGCCGACCGATACCCCGACCTCCCGGTGGAGAGCGTGCAGACCGACGACGCCCCGGCCGTGGCTCTCGTCGCCGCGGCACGTGATGCGGGGCTCCTCGTCGCCGGTATGCGCGGAACGGGCGGATTCGAGGGGCTGGCGGTGGGCTCGGTGGCTCTGCGGGCGGCGGCAGCGGCCCCCTGCCCCGTCGTGCTCGTCCCGCACGACCCCACCCTCGCAGAGGGAGGCCCGGCCGCGTACAGCACCCGCCAGGTCGTCCTGGGGTTTGACGCGCACCGGCCGGTCGGTGAGGTGGCCGACTTCGCGTTCTCGGCGGCCGATGCACACACCGCGCGACTGCACGTGGTGCAGGCCTGGGCCTTTCCCGCCGAATCCGTCTCGGCACGGATCCTGGTGGTGACCGCGGAGGACCGGGCGAGCTGGGAGGACCAGGAGGTTCTGCGGCTGTCCGACGTCCTGCGCCCGTGGCAGGAGAAGTACCCCGGCGTGACCGTCGCCGGCGATCTCATGCTGCTCCACCCCGCGGAAGCGCTCCTGAACGCCTCCCGGAGTGCGGACCTGCTCGTCGTGGGGCGCCGCGCCGACCCACGCGCGGCGGAAGGCCGTCTGGGGCCCGTCGCCCACGCCGTACTGCACCACGCCCGCTGTCCGGTCGCGGTCGTGCCGCACGGAGGGTGA
- a CDS encoding SRPBCC family protein — translation MAGHTQNEITIAAPVDLVWEVTNDLENWPQLFSEYASVEIISREGHKTTFRLTMHPDENGTVWSWVSEREPDRETLTVRARRVETGPFDHMNIHWRYEEVPAGTRMVWTQDFAMKPEAPVDDAWMTDNINRNSKVQMGLIRDRIEKIAAERGASAGLTD, via the coding sequence ATGGCCGGACACACGCAGAACGAGATCACCATCGCGGCACCCGTGGACCTGGTCTGGGAGGTGACCAACGACCTGGAGAACTGGCCGCAGCTGTTCAGCGAGTACGCCTCCGTCGAGATCATCTCCCGGGAAGGCCACAAGACGACCTTCCGGCTGACGATGCACCCGGACGAGAACGGCACCGTGTGGAGCTGGGTCTCCGAGCGCGAGCCGGACCGTGAAACGCTCACCGTCAGGGCCCGCCGCGTCGAGACGGGTCCGTTCGACCACATGAACATCCACTGGCGGTACGAGGAGGTGCCCGCCGGCACGCGGATGGTCTGGACGCAGGACTTCGCGATGAAGCCGGAGGCACCCGTCGACGACGCGTGGATGACGGACAACATCAACCGGAACTCGAAGGTGCAGATGGGTCTGATCCGCGACCGCATCGAGAAGATCGCCGCCGAGCGCGGTGCGAGTGCCGGTCTGACCGACTGA
- a CDS encoding ketosynthase chain-length factor yields the protein MSEPRPRRAAVTGIGVVAPNGSSTEIFWKSTREGLSVLDRVTREGCEDLPLRVAGQVRDFDPSAAIEERFLVQTDRFTHFAMAAADLALDDARLPRSVTDEVPFSVGVVTAAGSGGGEFGQRELQQLWGKGSRFVGPYQSIAWFYAASTGQISIRRGFKGPCSVVAADEAGGLDALAHAARAVRRGTDVIVAGATEAPIAPYSVVCQLGYEELSTLDDPTRAYRPFTSTACGFVPAEGGAMVVVETESTARERGAPVRAHLAGHAATFTGASRWEESREGLAQAIRGALAEADCAPEEIDVVFADALGVPQADRAEALAIADALGAHGARVPVTAPKTGIGRGYCAAPLMDVAAAVLSMEHGLIPPTPNVFDICHDLDLVTGRARTTEVRTALVLSRGLMGSNSALVLRHGATDASS from the coding sequence ATGAGCGAACCTCGTCCACGGCGCGCGGCCGTCACGGGAATCGGTGTGGTCGCGCCCAACGGATCCAGCACCGAGATCTTCTGGAAGTCCACCAGGGAGGGCCTCAGCGTCCTGGACCGCGTCACCCGGGAGGGCTGTGAGGATCTGCCGCTGCGGGTGGCCGGCCAGGTGCGCGACTTCGACCCCTCGGCGGCGATCGAGGAGCGCTTCCTGGTCCAGACCGACCGGTTCACGCACTTCGCGATGGCCGCGGCCGACCTCGCGCTGGACGACGCCCGGCTCCCCCGGTCCGTGACCGACGAAGTGCCGTTCTCGGTGGGCGTCGTCACCGCGGCCGGTTCCGGCGGCGGCGAGTTCGGACAGCGTGAGCTCCAGCAGCTGTGGGGCAAGGGCAGCCGCTTCGTCGGCCCCTACCAGTCCATCGCCTGGTTCTACGCCGCCAGCACCGGCCAGATCTCCATCCGCCGGGGCTTCAAGGGCCCCTGCTCGGTCGTCGCGGCCGACGAGGCCGGCGGCCTGGACGCCCTCGCCCACGCGGCACGAGCTGTACGGCGCGGCACCGATGTGATCGTGGCCGGCGCGACGGAGGCGCCGATCGCGCCCTACTCGGTGGTCTGCCAGCTCGGCTACGAGGAACTCAGCACGCTCGACGATCCGACCCGTGCCTACCGCCCCTTCACCTCCACGGCCTGCGGGTTCGTGCCCGCCGAGGGCGGCGCCATGGTCGTGGTGGAGACGGAGAGCACGGCCCGGGAACGGGGCGCGCCCGTGCGGGCCCACCTGGCCGGACACGCGGCGACCTTCACGGGAGCCTCCCGCTGGGAGGAGTCCCGGGAAGGGCTCGCCCAGGCAATCCGGGGCGCCCTGGCGGAGGCCGACTGCGCCCCCGAGGAGATCGACGTGGTCTTCGCCGACGCCCTCGGGGTACCGCAGGCGGACCGCGCCGAGGCCCTGGCCATCGCCGACGCTCTCGGGGCCCATGGCGCCCGGGTACCCGTCACCGCGCCGAAGACCGGGATCGGCCGGGGTTACTGCGCCGCGCCGCTGATGGACGTCGCGGCGGCGGTGCTCTCGATGGAGCACGGCCTGATCCCGCCCACCCCCAACGTCTTCGACATCTGCCACGACCTCGACCTCGTGACCGGCCGGGCCCGTACCACCGAGGTACGCACGGCCCTGGTGCTGAGCCGTGGGCTCATGGGGTCGAACTCGGCGCTGGTGCTGCGGCACGGCGCCACCGACGCCTCGTCCTGA
- a CDS encoding cupin domain-containing protein, whose translation MITSRPNIVSLSDVEPNRRRGGDLRAMLTPAAVGATSGFMGVALIEPGDRIGEHYHPYSEEFVYVVCGQLEVDLDGEPHPLQPEQGLLIPVNMRHRFRNVGNVEARLVFHLGPLAPSPPLGHVDTEETDVQSAVVGAEAAERRQVRS comes from the coding sequence GTGATCACATCTCGTCCCAACATCGTGAGCCTGAGCGACGTCGAGCCCAACCGCCGGCGAGGCGGTGATCTGCGCGCCATGCTCACTCCGGCCGCGGTGGGCGCCACCAGTGGATTCATGGGCGTGGCCCTCATCGAGCCCGGTGACCGCATCGGTGAGCACTACCACCCGTACTCCGAGGAGTTCGTGTATGTGGTGTGCGGGCAGCTCGAGGTGGACCTGGACGGCGAGCCGCACCCGCTCCAGCCCGAGCAGGGGCTGCTGATCCCCGTCAACATGCGCCACCGCTTCCGCAACGTCGGCAACGTGGAGGCCCGGCTGGTCTTCCACCTCGGCCCCCTGGCCCCGAGTCCGCCGCTCGGCCACGTCGACACCGAGGAGACCGACGTCCAGTCCGCGGTGGTGGGAGCGGAGGCGGCCGAACGACGTCAGGTCCGGTCATGA
- a CDS encoding SchA/CurD-like domain-containing protein, with the protein MTTTSERVEGSRARQASHHVSQSVFDGSRLRVVLLVDVHDGAQHQFLEAYEQLCNQVASVPGHVSDQLCQSIENPSQWLITSEWESAPPFLAWVNSEEHVRMVEPLHSCVRDTRSLRFHVVRETGGPATGIDQADRRLQTAPRIGDGVIRHALTFTVKPGSEEIVAKILADYDSPEPKVDDTTRLCRTSLFMHGNRVVRAVEVRGDLLAALRHVARQPEVRAVEEAINPHLEQDRDLNDPESARVFFTRAALPAVHHVMAERQNPQAERYALYYPARPERGMQLAELLAHRDEAAADDPRSPVLRSTIFQRDDVVVRLIDVHGGLEAADPARILGLSDSAQVAELTTLLDDTADMDVAASKDSSLARLLELARMDLVTDRRSPDA; encoded by the coding sequence ATGACCACCACGTCCGAACGGGTGGAAGGTTCGCGTGCGCGACAGGCGTCGCACCATGTCTCCCAGTCCGTGTTCGACGGTTCCCGGCTGCGCGTCGTCCTCTTGGTCGACGTCCACGACGGGGCCCAGCACCAGTTCCTCGAAGCCTACGAACAGTTGTGCAACCAGGTCGCGTCCGTGCCCGGGCATGTCAGCGACCAGCTGTGCCAGTCGATCGAGAACCCTTCCCAGTGGCTCATCACGAGCGAGTGGGAGAGTGCCCCGCCCTTCCTGGCCTGGGTCAACAGCGAGGAGCACGTGCGGATGGTGGAGCCGCTGCACAGCTGCGTCCGCGACACCCGGTCGCTGCGCTTCCACGTGGTGCGCGAGACCGGCGGCCCGGCCACGGGCATCGACCAGGCGGACCGCAGGCTCCAGACGGCGCCCAGGATCGGTGACGGCGTGATCCGGCACGCGCTCACCTTCACCGTGAAGCCGGGCAGCGAGGAGATCGTCGCCAAGATCCTCGCCGACTACGACTCGCCCGAGCCGAAGGTCGACGACACCACGCGCCTGTGCCGCACCTCGCTCTTCATGCACGGCAACCGGGTGGTGCGGGCCGTCGAGGTACGCGGCGACCTGCTGGCCGCGCTGCGCCACGTCGCCCGGCAGCCCGAGGTACGGGCCGTCGAAGAGGCCATCAACCCCCATCTGGAGCAGGACCGGGACCTCAACGACCCCGAGTCCGCCCGGGTCTTCTTCACCCGGGCCGCACTGCCGGCCGTCCACCACGTGATGGCGGAGCGGCAGAACCCGCAGGCCGAGCGGTACGCCCTGTACTACCCGGCGCGGCCGGAGCGGGGGATGCAGCTCGCCGAACTCCTGGCCCATCGTGACGAGGCGGCGGCGGACGACCCGCGCAGCCCGGTCCTGCGCAGCACGATCTTCCAGCGCGACGACGTCGTCGTACGGCTGATCGACGTGCACGGCGGACTCGAGGCGGCCGACCCCGCCCGGATTCTCGGTCTGTCCGACTCGGCACAGGTGGCCGAGCTGACGACGCTCCTGGACGACACCGCGGACATGGACGTGGCCGCGTCGAAGGACAGCAGCCTCGCGCGCCTCCTCGAACTGGCGCGCATGGATCTCGTCACCGACCGTCGGTCGCCCGACGCCTGA
- a CDS encoding beta-ketoacyl-[acyl-carrier-protein] synthase family protein yields MTRRVAVTGIGIVAPGGIGVPAFWDLLTAGRTATRAITFFDPTGLRSRIAAECDFDPAAHGLDERETERSDRYIQFALVAGDEAVRDAGLDLAAEDPWRVGVSLGTAVGGTTRLEKDYVLVSHGGQRWDVDHREAGPELHRAFTPGSLASTVAERFGARGPVQTVSTGCTSGLDAVGYAFHTVEEGRADICITGASDSPISPITMACFDAIKATSPNNDDPAHASRPFDADRNGFVMGEGGAVLVLEELEHARARGARVYCEIGGYATFGNAYHMTGLTSEGLEMARAIEDALDHARLDPTAVDYVNAHGSGTKQNDRHETAAVKRVLGPHAYETPMSSIKSMVGHSLGAIGAIELVACVLALTHQVVPPTANYETPDPECDLDYVPRVARERKLDSVLSVGSGFGGFQSAVVMNRPREKSR; encoded by the coding sequence ATGACGAGACGAGTGGCGGTCACCGGTATAGGTATCGTCGCCCCCGGCGGCATAGGTGTGCCGGCGTTCTGGGACCTCCTGACGGCCGGACGCACGGCGACCCGGGCCATCACCTTCTTCGACCCGACCGGTCTGCGTTCGCGGATCGCCGCCGAGTGCGACTTCGACCCCGCCGCCCACGGCCTGGACGAGCGGGAGACGGAACGCAGCGACCGCTACATCCAGTTCGCCCTGGTCGCGGGGGACGAGGCGGTACGGGACGCCGGTCTCGACCTCGCCGCCGAGGACCCGTGGCGGGTCGGCGTCTCGCTGGGCACGGCGGTCGGTGGCACCACCCGGCTGGAGAAGGACTACGTCCTGGTCAGCCACGGCGGGCAGCGCTGGGACGTGGACCACAGGGAAGCGGGCCCCGAGCTGCACCGCGCCTTCACGCCCGGCTCGCTCGCCTCGACCGTGGCGGAGCGGTTCGGGGCGCGTGGCCCGGTGCAGACCGTGTCCACGGGCTGCACCTCAGGGCTCGACGCGGTCGGGTACGCCTTCCACACCGTGGAGGAGGGTCGCGCCGACATCTGCATCACCGGCGCCTCCGACTCGCCGATCTCCCCGATCACCATGGCCTGCTTCGACGCGATCAAGGCCACCTCCCCGAACAACGACGACCCGGCCCACGCCTCGCGCCCCTTCGACGCCGACCGCAACGGCTTCGTGATGGGCGAGGGCGGAGCCGTACTCGTCCTGGAGGAGCTGGAGCACGCCAGGGCCCGCGGCGCTCGCGTGTACTGCGAGATCGGCGGCTACGCCACCTTCGGCAACGCCTACCACATGACCGGTCTCACCAGCGAGGGCCTGGAGATGGCCCGCGCCATCGAGGACGCCCTCGACCACGCACGGCTCGACCCCACGGCGGTCGACTACGTCAACGCGCACGGCTCGGGCACCAAGCAGAACGACCGCCACGAGACCGCCGCGGTCAAACGGGTGCTGGGACCGCACGCCTACGAAACCCCCATGAGTTCCATCAAGTCGATGGTGGGCCACTCCCTGGGCGCCATCGGAGCGATCGAACTCGTCGCCTGCGTGCTGGCCCTGACCCACCAGGTGGTACCGCCGACCGCGAACTACGAGACCCCCGACCCCGAGTGCGACCTGGACTACGTCCCCCGCGTGGCCCGCGAGCGCAAGCTCGACAGCGTGCTCTCGGTGGGCAGCGGCTTCGGCGGGTTCCAGTCCGCGGTGGTCATGAACCGGCCGAGGGAGAAGTCACGATGA
- a CDS encoding acyl carrier protein, giving the protein MTDRITVEELAELMKKCTGVTVTPEELRRDETAFEQLGVDSLGLLGIVGELENRYGTPMPTDAERSKTPRQFLDLVNGALLAGA; this is encoded by the coding sequence ATGACTGACCGCATCACGGTGGAAGAACTCGCCGAACTCATGAAGAAGTGCACCGGGGTCACCGTCACTCCGGAGGAACTCCGCCGCGACGAGACGGCCTTCGAGCAGCTCGGCGTCGACTCGCTGGGCCTGCTGGGCATCGTGGGCGAACTGGAGAACCGGTACGGCACGCCGATGCCGACCGACGCCGAACGCTCCAAGACACCCCGGCAGTTCCTCGACCTCGTCAACGGTGCCCTCCTGGCAGGAGCGTGA
- a CDS encoding FAD-dependent oxidoreductase: MNERAGRTGPHTISVPVLIVGGSLVGLSTSLFLGRLGVPHVLVERHAGTSIHPRGRGNNVRTMELFRVAGVENGIKDAAATLAVNHGILQTPTLVGDAGEWLFRDIDPGGGLARFSPSAWCLCSQNDLEPVLLDHARAHGGDLRFSTELMSFDSDPTGVTAVVKSRETGEHTTIRADYLVAADGPRSPVREQLGITQSGPGDLFHNVSLTFRSRALADVVGDRHFIVCYLTNPEADGALLPVDNRENWVFHAPWHPENGESLEEFTDERCVEHIRRAVGVADLDVEITGKAPWHAAQRVARSYRSGRVFLAGDSAHEMSPTGAFGSNTGIQDAHNLAWKLAAVVDGWAGEGLLDTYDAERRPVAEATSARAAARSAEHSHPGFAPPPAAGGGGPQKGILNVALGYRYPQGAVAGADPAVPVVPERLDLSGEPGSRAPHLWVRRGDERLSTLDLYERSLVLLSDAAEPNEWHEAAVRLADRLSLPLRSYRVGAAAHADLVAEDDADWAERHGTGPGGAVLVRPDGFVAWRSQGREADAEAVLHQVLRTALAVA; this comes from the coding sequence ATGAACGAACGAGCCGGACGGACGGGCCCCCACACCATCAGCGTCCCGGTCCTCATCGTGGGCGGCTCCCTGGTCGGCCTGTCCACCTCGTTGTTCCTGGGACGGCTCGGAGTGCCCCACGTGCTGGTGGAGCGCCACGCAGGCACCTCCATCCACCCGCGCGGGCGCGGCAACAACGTCCGCACCATGGAACTGTTCCGGGTGGCGGGTGTCGAGAACGGGATCAAGGACGCGGCCGCCACCCTGGCCGTCAACCACGGCATCCTCCAGACGCCCACCCTGGTCGGCGACGCCGGCGAGTGGTTGTTCAGGGACATCGACCCGGGCGGCGGCCTCGCCCGCTTCAGCCCCAGCGCCTGGTGCCTGTGCAGCCAGAACGACCTCGAACCGGTGCTGCTCGACCATGCCCGCGCGCACGGAGGCGACCTGCGCTTCTCCACCGAACTGATGTCGTTCGACAGCGACCCCACCGGTGTGACCGCCGTAGTCAAGAGCCGCGAGACGGGTGAGCACACCACCATCCGTGCGGACTACCTCGTCGCCGCGGACGGCCCGCGCAGCCCCGTGCGCGAACAACTCGGCATCACCCAGAGCGGTCCCGGCGACCTGTTCCACAACGTCAGCCTCACGTTCCGCTCCCGCGCGCTCGCCGACGTCGTGGGGGACCGGCACTTCATCGTCTGCTACCTGACGAACCCGGAGGCCGACGGCGCCCTGCTGCCGGTGGACAACCGCGAGAACTGGGTCTTCCACGCCCCCTGGCACCCGGAGAACGGGGAATCCCTGGAGGAGTTCACGGACGAGCGATGCGTCGAGCACATCCGCCGGGCGGTCGGGGTCGCCGACCTCGACGTGGAGATCACCGGCAAGGCGCCCTGGCACGCCGCTCAGCGCGTCGCCCGCAGCTACCGGTCGGGGCGTGTGTTCCTGGCCGGTGACTCGGCGCACGAGATGTCGCCCACCGGGGCCTTCGGTTCCAACACCGGTATCCAGGACGCGCACAACCTCGCCTGGAAGCTGGCCGCGGTGGTCGACGGCTGGGCGGGGGAGGGGCTGCTGGACACGTACGACGCCGAGCGCCGTCCCGTGGCCGAGGCCACCAGCGCGCGCGCCGCGGCCCGGTCCGCCGAGCACAGCCACCCCGGATTCGCCCCGCCCCCCGCAGCGGGCGGCGGTGGCCCGCAGAAGGGCATCCTCAACGTGGCCCTCGGCTACCGCTACCCGCAGGGTGCCGTCGCCGGCGCCGATCCGGCGGTCCCGGTGGTGCCGGAGCGCCTCGACCTGAGCGGAGAACCGGGCAGCAGGGCGCCCCACCTGTGGGTGCGCCGAGGGGACGAACGGCTCTCGACGCTCGACCTGTACGAGCGGTCCCTCGTGCTGCTCAGTGACGCCGCTGAGCCGAACGAGTGGCACGAGGCGGCCGTCCGGCTCGCCGACAGGCTGTCCCTTCCGCTCAGGTCGTACCGGGTGGGCGCCGCAGCCCACGCCGACCTCGTAGCGGAGGACGACGCCGACTGGGCCGAGCGCCACGGCACGGGCCCCGGGGGCGCCGTACTCGTCCGGCCCGACGGGTTCGTCGCATGGCGGTCGCAGGGGCGGGAAGCGGATGCCGAGGCGGTACTGCACCAGGTGTTGAGGACCGCGCTGGCAGTCGCCTGA
- a CDS encoding pyridoxamine 5'-phosphate oxidase family protein codes for MHQDERADRPGSRGEHEMQRALGTTGRADRFYDEQVVDRLNPRMREFVARQEMFFLATSDSTGQCDSTFRAGPAGFLHVLDDTTLAYPEYRGNGVMASLGNIRENPHVGLLMIDFSVDRIGLHVNGRARLVTDDSMRRSHPGLPADPLPGRRPQMWVEVEVEEAYIHCSKHIPRLVRAPLRPRTEAEATTATVGEQAWGTDDVKRKGGDYFETANARHSQAVR; via the coding sequence TTGCACCAGGACGAGCGGGCGGACCGGCCCGGCAGCCGCGGAGAGCACGAGATGCAGCGCGCTTTGGGCACCACGGGTCGCGCTGATCGCTTCTACGACGAACAGGTGGTGGACCGGCTCAACCCCCGGATGAGGGAGTTCGTCGCCCGCCAGGAGATGTTCTTCCTCGCCACATCGGACAGCACCGGGCAGTGCGACAGCACCTTCCGGGCCGGCCCGGCCGGTTTTCTCCACGTCCTCGATGACACGACCCTCGCCTACCCGGAGTACCGGGGCAACGGCGTCATGGCCTCGCTCGGCAACATCCGGGAGAACCCGCACGTCGGCCTGCTGATGATCGACTTCTCCGTGGATCGCATCGGGCTGCACGTCAACGGCCGGGCCCGCCTGGTCACCGACGACAGCATGCGTCGGAGCCATCCCGGACTGCCCGCCGACCCACTGCCCGGGCGCCGCCCTCAGATGTGGGTCGAAGTCGAGGTCGAAGAGGCTTACATCCACTGCTCGAAGCACATACCGAGGCTGGTCCGGGCGCCCCTGCGGCCGCGGACCGAAGCAGAGGCCACCACGGCGACCGTCGGCGAACAGGCCTGGGGCACGGACGACGTCAAACGCAAGGGCGGCGACTACTTCGAGACGGCGAACGCGAGACACAGCCAGGCCGTGCGGTGA